Proteins encoded together in one Lathyrus oleraceus cultivar Zhongwan6 chromosome 5, CAAS_Psat_ZW6_1.0, whole genome shotgun sequence window:
- the LOC127083131 gene encoding MADS-box transcription factor 1 has protein sequence MGRGRVELKRIENKINRQVTFAKRRNGLLKKAYELSVLCDAEVALIVFSNRGKLYEFCSTSSMLKTLERYQKCNYGAPEGNVTSKEALVLELSSQQEYLKLKARYESLQRSQRNLMGEDLGPLSSKDLETLERQLDSSLKQIRSTRTQFMLDQLGDLQRKEHLLCEANRALRQRMEGYQINSLQLNLSAEDMGYGRHHQGHAQGDELFQVQPIECEPTLQIGYHQGDPGSVVTAGPSMNNYMGGWLP, from the exons ATGGGAAGAGGAAGAGTGGAACTGAAGAGAATTGAGAACAAGATCAACAGACAAGTTACCTTTGCGAAACGAAGAAATGGTCTTTTGAAAAAAGCTTATGAGCTTTCTGTTCTTTGTGATGCTGAGGTTGCTCTTATTGTCTTCTCCAATAGAGGAAAACTCTATGAGTTTTGCAGCACTTCAAG CATGCTGAAAACGCTTGAGAGGTATCAGAAGTGCAACTATGGAGCACCTGAGGGTAATGTGACATCAAAGGAGGCTTTGGTATTG GAATTAAGCAGTCAACAGGAATACTTGAAGCTGAAGGCACGTTATGAGTCTCTACAACGCTCTCAGAG GAACCTTATGGGAGAAGATCTTGGCCCTCTAAGCAGCAAAGATCTTGAAACTCTTGAAAGGCAGCTAGATTCTTCCTTGAAGCAAATCAGATCCACAAGG ACCCAATTCATGCTGGATCAGCTCGGAGATCTTCAACGTAAG GAACACTTGCTATGTGAGGCAAACAGAGCTCTCAGGCAAAGG ATGGAGGGGTATCAAATAAATTCACTCCAACTGAATCTGAGTGCTGAAGATATGGGATACGGACGTCATCATCAAGGTCATGCACAGGGTGATGAACTATTTCAAGTTCAACCGATTGAGTGTGAACCAACTTTACAAATTGGATATCATCAGGGTGATCCAGGGTCAGTGGTGACAGCAGGGCCAAGCATGAATAACTATATGGGTGGATGGTtaccatga